Proteins from a genomic interval of Candidatus Fusobacterium pullicola:
- the dapA gene encoding 4-hydroxy-tetrahydrodipicolinate synthase, translating to MSVFTGSGVALITPFTNDDRVDFEKLGQLLEYHIESGTDAIVINGTTGESATLTDEEKNEIVRFTVERVNKRIPVIAGTGANNTRHAIELSKKACELGVDGLLVVTPYYNKGNENGIYDHYRLIAESVTCPIILYNVPSRTGVNLSINLLKRLAKLENVVAIKEASGNISYVGEIAREVPELDIYSGNDDMTIPLMAYGGVGVISVSANIIPNVVHNMCMSFLDHDIELAKTLQLHYNDLVDSLFIEVNPIPVKEAMNYLGYGVGACRLPLGEMYEENRKKLHRVLDSHGVKAWK from the coding sequence ATGAGCGTATTTACAGGGTCAGGAGTAGCACTAATTACTCCATTTACAAATGATGATAGAGTAGATTTTGAAAAGCTAGGGCAATTACTTGAGTATCATATAGAGAGTGGAACAGATGCAATAGTAATAAATGGAACTACTGGAGAGAGTGCAACTTTAACAGACGAGGAAAAAAATGAGATTGTAAGATTTACAGTTGAAAGAGTAAATAAAAGGATACCAGTTATAGCTGGAACAGGAGCAAACAACACAAGACATGCTATTGAACTTAGTAAAAAAGCTTGTGAATTAGGAGTAGATGGATTATTAGTAGTAACTCCTTACTATAATAAAGGAAATGAAAATGGGATATATGATCACTATAGACTTATAGCTGAAAGTGTAACTTGTCCAATAATCCTTTACAATGTACCATCAAGAACAGGAGTTAATCTATCTATAAATCTATTAAAAAGATTAGCAAAATTAGAGAATGTAGTAGCTATAAAAGAGGCTAGTGGAAATATTTCCTATGTTGGAGAGATAGCAAGAGAGGTACCAGAGCTAGATATATATTCAGGAAATGATGATATGACAATACCTCTTATGGCTTATGGAGGTGTTGGAGTAATATCGGTATCTGCTAATATTATTCCAAACGTTGTTCACAATATGTGTATGAGCTTTTTAGACCACGATATTGAGTTAGCAAAGACACTACAACTTCACTATAACGATTTAGTAGATTCTCTTTTCATAGAGGTAAATCCAATTCCTGTAAAGGAAGCTATGAACTATTTAGGATATGGAGTAGGAGCTTGTAGATTACCTTTAGGTGAGATGTATGAAGAGAATAGAAAAAAACTACATAGAGTATTGGACTCTCATGGGGTGAAAGCATGGAAGTAA
- the dapD gene encoding 2,3,4,5-tetrahydropyridine-2,6-dicarboxylate N-acetyltransferase, which produces MSNNLNTAEELIAYIKNSTKKTPVKAYVNGDLTGLETSAKVFKGDSSYIIIGDNSEVERILEEYKDRITDYYIENDRRNSGVPTLDMRNINARIEPGAVIRDKVAIGNNAVIMMGAVINIGAIIGDNSMIDMGAILGGRATVGKNCHIGAGAVLAGVIEPPSAKPVVVEDGVLIGANAVVIEGVRIGAGAVVGAGAVVIEDVPAGAVVTGNPARIVKNVDEKTLSKTQLVDDLRK; this is translated from the coding sequence ATGAGTAACAATTTAAATACAGCTGAGGAGTTAATAGCATATATAAAGAACTCTACTAAAAAAACACCAGTAAAGGCATATGTAAATGGAGATTTAACAGGGTTAGAAACTTCTGCTAAAGTTTTTAAAGGAGATAGCTCTTATATTATAATAGGAGATAATTCAGAAGTTGAGAGAATATTAGAAGAGTATAAAGATAGAATAACTGATTACTATATAGAAAATGATAGAAGAAATTCAGGAGTTCCTACTTTAGATATGAGAAATATAAATGCTAGAATAGAGCCGGGAGCAGTAATAAGAGATAAGGTAGCAATAGGGAATAACGCTGTTATTATGATGGGAGCTGTAATAAATATAGGAGCTATAATAGGAGATAACAGTATGATAGATATGGGAGCTATTCTAGGAGGAAGAGCTACTGTAGGAAAGAATTGTCATATAGGGGCAGGAGCTGTTTTAGCGGGAGTTATAGAGCCACCATCAGCTAAGCCAGTAGTTGTAGAAGATGGAGTTTTAATAGGAGCTAATGCTGTAGTAATAGAAGGAGTAAGAATAGGAGCTGGAGCTGTTGTAGGGGCAGGAGCTGTGGTAATAGAGGATGTACCAGCTGGAGCTGTTGTTACTGGAAATCCAGCTAGAATAGTAAAAAATGTAGATGAAAAAACATTAAGTAAGACACAATTAGTAGATGATTTAAGAAAATAA
- the dapB gene encoding 4-hydroxy-tetrahydrodipicolinate reductase: MEVIIHGTGVMGSVVKECAKNQGIEVTGFADELSTEKGDVIVDFSHYSRLDTLLDYAVDRGLPLVIATTGYSDEILKKIENSSKKIPILLSSNMSLGINLLQDILEKITPILYPNYDIELIEKHHNKKIDSPSGTAKTLLEVIKKNIDEVIEEKYGRVGMEKREKNEIGVHSLRGGTIVGEHSVLFCGNDEIIELKHTALSKKIFAEGALQGAKFIVGKEFGLYSMKDIFNS; encoded by the coding sequence ATGGAAGTAATAATACATGGAACTGGGGTAATGGGAAGTGTTGTAAAAGAGTGTGCTAAAAATCAAGGGATAGAGGTTACAGGTTTTGCTGATGAGCTATCAACTGAAAAGGGAGATGTAATAGTGGATTTCTCACATTACAGTAGATTGGACACTCTTTTAGATTATGCTGTGGATAGAGGATTACCATTAGTTATAGCTACAACTGGATATTCTGACGAAATATTAAAAAAGATAGAGAACTCAAGTAAAAAAATACCAATTCTTTTATCATCTAATATGTCATTGGGAATAAATCTGTTACAGGATATACTTGAAAAGATAACACCTATTCTATACCCAAATTATGATATAGAGTTAATTGAGAAACACCATAATAAAAAGATAGACTCTCCAAGTGGAACTGCTAAAACTCTTCTAGAAGTTATAAAAAAGAATATAGATGAGGTTATTGAAGAGAAATATGGAAGAGTTGGAATGGAGAAAAGAGAGAAAAATGAGATAGGAGTTCACTCACTAAGGGGGGGAACAATAGTAGGAGAGCATTCTGTTCTTTTCTGTGGAAATGATGAGATAATAGAATTAAAACATACAGCTTTATCAAAAAAAATATTTGCTGAAGGAGCTTTACAAGGAGCTAAGTTTATAGTTGGAAAAGAGTTTGGTCTCTATTCAATGAAAGATATATTTAATAGTTAA